A single region of the Ignavibacteria bacterium genome encodes:
- the recF gene encoding DNA replication and repair protein RecF (All proteins in this family for which functions are known are DNA-binding proteins that assist the filamentation of RecA onto DNA for the initiation of recombination or recombinational repair.) — translation MILKSLELKNFRLHKDSHFDFSPGLNFLVGGNGKGKTTILEAVYLICTTKSFRSSPDTEMVNFDSDVYEIVSSIESFTSHKVRIRYGREENKRVYFKDGKQLNRAADVIGKFPVVVLTPADLDLTHGYPADRRKFVDSVISQSSEVYLDTLLDYNRTLKQRSSLLNKLKEFRSKTLFDQLEAWDEKLVNSGVQLIVMRRKFISEFKDYLSESYSHIMNNQEIPAIEYDSFAVDDAGIQSVFHKAILANRENEIRRGTNLTGPHKDDFIFSINGNSVRTFGSQGQHKTFQVALKFAQFFFLKKILKNTPFFLLDDVFGELDKARSIAISEYLKEVGQAFITLTDFSNYGFLKKDENDSTIFVNP, via the coding sequence ATGATATTAAAGTCGCTGGAACTTAAGAATTTCCGGTTGCATAAGGATTCGCATTTTGATTTTTCTCCGGGGCTAAACTTTCTGGTTGGTGGTAACGGCAAAGGCAAAACCACCATACTCGAAGCTGTCTATCTCATTTGTACTACAAAAAGTTTCAGATCGAGTCCTGACACTGAGATGGTAAATTTTGACTCGGATGTTTACGAAATTGTCTCCTCCATCGAGAGCTTCACTTCTCATAAAGTGAGGATAAGGTATGGAAGAGAGGAGAATAAAAGAGTATATTTTAAGGACGGGAAGCAATTAAACCGTGCCGCAGATGTGATTGGCAAGTTTCCGGTCGTGGTCCTGACTCCGGCAGATCTCGACCTTACCCACGGGTATCCCGCTGACAGAAGAAAATTTGTCGATTCGGTTATTTCGCAGTCGAGTGAAGTGTATCTTGATACACTTCTCGACTACAACAGAACATTAAAGCAAAGGTCATCTCTCTTAAATAAATTGAAAGAGTTCAGGTCGAAAACCCTCTTTGATCAACTGGAAGCCTGGGATGAAAAACTGGTGAATTCAGGCGTCCAACTCATCGTGATGAGACGAAAGTTCATCAGCGAATTCAAGGACTACCTCTCCGAATCATACTCTCACATTATGAACAACCAAGAGATTCCGGCAATCGAATACGATTCTTTTGCTGTGGATGATGCCGGCATTCAGAGTGTGTTTCACAAGGCGATACTTGCAAACAGGGAGAATGAGATAAGACGGGGGACAAACCTGACCGGTCCGCATAAGGATGATTTTATTTTCAGCATAAACGGAAATTCCGTAAGAACTTTCGGTTCACAGGGGCAGCACAAGACATTTCAAGTGGCATTGAAGTTCGCACAGTTCTTTTTTCTGAAGAAGATTTTAAAGAACACACCTTTTTTCCTGTTGGATGATGTTTTTGGTGAGCTTGACAAGGCAAGATCGATTGCAATCAGCGAGTATCTGAAAGAAGTGGGGCAGGCATTTATAACATTGACCGACTTCTCAAACTACGGGTTTTTAAAGAAGGACGAGAACGATTCAACAATTTTCGTTAATCCTTGA
- a CDS encoding DUF721 domain-containing protein: MAKKIVTSVGEVMANDPAFQKVREILEKEEVYEHFFLIFPELAGHVLPDKYDNGILRIKVDNPSLKNELKFNEELLINKMNTYFKSEKIKQIKFSR, translated from the coding sequence ATGGCAAAAAAAATTGTCACCTCGGTGGGTGAGGTTATGGCAAACGATCCCGCTTTTCAAAAAGTGAGAGAGATTCTCGAGAAAGAGGAAGTTTACGAACATTTCTTTCTCATCTTTCCCGAGCTTGCGGGTCATGTTCTCCCTGACAAATATGACAACGGAATATTAAGAATCAAGGTTGACAATCCTTCGTTGAAGAACGAACTGAAGTTCAACGAGGAACTGCTTATTAATAAAATGAACACTTACTTTAAAAGTGAAAAGATTAAACAAATAAAGTTTTCAAGATAA
- the dnaN gene encoding DNA polymerase III subunit beta yields MQFTINSIAFDKLITKVLPAVPLRTPMPILENILVEFGDGELTLTANDHEVAISVKDLVTCDGSARFIVKGKLLSDFVKSLGDTLIRVVIEEQKIVMQTDLGHYNFNYSSPDNFPGFKDIETENSLEIDAKLLKKALQAASFAVSKDSARVSMTGVLIDMKEDGTHFVATDAHKLVRFSALNLKHDDPVAIVVPGKTVNILVKLLEDGVVSLKYTTGGMYFESGTTRLVSRLIEHKFPEYSAVIPADSPNKLSISKAPFISATRRMVLLSNKNFQLVKVTLDKESIQMNTEDQESGSRADESIPANYIGENFTIGFKTESLLEILNNLNCDDLVVELVSPSKAAIFKPLKQDENEDLLMLLMPTRLNTI; encoded by the coding sequence ATGCAATTTACCATTAACAGTATAGCTTTTGACAAGCTGATAACAAAAGTCCTCCCGGCTGTGCCACTGCGTACCCCGATGCCAATTCTCGAGAACATCCTTGTTGAATTTGGGGATGGCGAACTTACCCTTACTGCCAATGATCATGAAGTTGCGATCAGTGTAAAAGATCTGGTTACATGCGACGGTTCGGCAAGATTCATCGTGAAAGGGAAACTCCTGAGCGATTTTGTGAAATCACTCGGCGACACGCTGATCAGAGTGGTGATTGAGGAACAAAAAATTGTGATGCAAACCGATCTGGGCCATTACAATTTCAATTACTCCTCCCCCGACAATTTCCCCGGATTTAAAGATATTGAAACTGAAAACAGCCTCGAAATAGATGCAAAGCTTCTCAAAAAAGCGCTTCAGGCTGCCTCCTTCGCCGTATCCAAGGATTCAGCAAGGGTTTCCATGACAGGTGTGCTTATCGATATGAAAGAGGATGGTACACATTTTGTTGCCACCGATGCCCACAAACTTGTCAGATTTTCAGCTCTCAATTTGAAGCATGACGATCCCGTGGCTATTGTTGTACCGGGTAAAACTGTTAATATCCTTGTAAAACTTCTTGAAGACGGGGTTGTTTCCCTGAAATATACAACAGGCGGCATGTATTTTGAATCAGGAACCACCAGACTCGTTTCAAGACTGATAGAGCATAAATTTCCGGAATACAGTGCCGTAATTCCTGCCGACAGTCCGAATAAGCTTTCAATCAGTAAGGCGCCTTTTATTTCCGCCACAAGAAGAATGGTACTTCTCAGCAACAAAAACTTCCAGCTTGTAAAAGTTACTCTCGACAAAGAGAGCATACAAATGAATACTGAGGATCAGGAGAGCGGTTCAAGGGCTGACGAGTCGATTCCGGCAAATTATATTGGTGAAAATTTTACCATCGGCTTCAAAACCGAATCCCTGCTTGAAATTTTGAACAATCTAAACTGTGATGATCTAGTGGTCGAGTTGGTGTCCCCGTCAAAAGCAGCAATATTCAAGCCGCTTAAACAGGATGAAAATGAGGATCTGCTTATGCTCCTCATGCCGACGCGTCTGAACACAATATGA